In the Callospermophilus lateralis isolate mCalLat2 chromosome 7, mCalLat2.hap1, whole genome shotgun sequence genome, CCATGCCCCACCACTCCCTCTCTAGGCCATACTTTTCCCACTAGCCAGTTCCTGGGCCCAGACCCACTGCCCTTTTCCACGAAGTCCCCCAACCTGAAACATGTCCACTAGTCTTCGCCCTTTCCCTACATTTCCTTCCCTTGTCCTTCCCAGCCCACCTGGCAGGACACTGCACCATTTCGTTCAAAGAGGCAGTGAGCATGAACATGGCAGGGGCTGTGGGCTGGGCTGAAGCAGGTCCTTGCTGGGAGGCAGCCCTGGGTCTGGTTGCCCAGGAAACCCTGGCGGCAGGGACCACATCTGAAAGATCCCTGAGAGAGAAAGTAGAGTCGGGAAAGAGGCTGGGGCCACCCGGTGCCCTGGACTGGCACTGCCCTCCCTGAGGGTATAGCACCTGCCCTCACAGCCAACAGGGCATATTAGTTTCTCCTTTAGGCTCTCAGGACAATCTTTCAAAGTAGATAATAGCCCCATTTTTCAAATAAGGAAGCTTGAGAAGGTTAAATAGCTTGCTAAGGGTCCCTGTGAACACGGACTCTAGAACCccagggaaggaggaagagagcAGGAAATTTGACGATGGGTCATACATTTCTAACACCACCCCTGGAGACAGGGTGTTCAGCTCACCATGGTGTTGGTGCAGATGGAGTTTGGGTCACAGCCACCATTGTTACCATCGTTGCATTCATCAATGTCATTGCAGACCTGAAGGGGCAGACTTTGGGTGGAACCACACGAAGGGTAGTTCTCCGCAAATACAGGAGAAGGCATTGGTGTGGCTTTATCATGAGCATTAATAAGTCCAgacccaaagccagcctcaccccatttatccccagtgtcccaTGACCCACCCAGAATCCCCTTCTCTAGACCGACTGTCCATCCTGACCTGTTTGCTGGCTCGGGCATAGTCAATTCCCACACCAGACACCCGGGTGCCCTTGTAGCCTCGAGGACAGGCCTCACAGTGGAAGCCGGGCATAGTGTTGATGCAGCTGGAGCCCGGGAAACAGGGGTCAGCGTGAGCACACTGAGGGCAAGAAAGCAGATATGAGGCTTCTCTCCAGAGAACCTCGGCCTGTGATCCTGGAACCAGTGTTCCTGTTCTCTCCACTCCACACCTCTCCCACTCCGTTCTCATGGTGCTCCTGATTTGCGCCCCAGCCTCCCTCTGATTTGCAATCTGTAATTGTACCCCTTGCTCAAACGGCCCTTCCACTCCCCAGCTCCTTCCAAGTGGCCCTCCAGTCTTCTGCCTACCTCCCATCTCACTTTTTTGCTGGTCTCTGACTTCTCCTAACCCCCAGATTCCTCTGCTTCCAATCAACATTTCCCCAGCCTCTTGGGCCCTTCCTGATACCCTCACCCCAATTATCTGCACCCATGTGGGCTCTGCCTCCCCCACCTCATTGATGTCATCGCAGTGGGTGCCGTTGCCCTGCAGGCCTGGGGGACAAGGCCCACAGCGGTAGCCAGGATACTCATACACTTCCATGCAGTCCACACCTCGgaagcaggggctggggctgcagtgGGAACGCTGTTCATGGAAGCCTGGGAGGCAGGGACAGTCAGAGCTACCCAGAGATCACCAGTCACATGGTTAGAAGGGGAAGCCAAAGCCACAGGTGGGCAGCAGAGCGGTGCCATCTGGAGCCCTCCCCTGCTCTCCCACTCACCGCACACCTGACACTCCATGATGGTGTTTCGGATCAAAGACATTTCCTTCACCTAAAAAATAGGAAGCAGTCAGCTCTCAGCATCTGCCACCCCACCCCTGGACTGGTAGCACCCTTGGCTGGCCCACCCAAACCTGGTCTCGGATATCATCCCGCAGCTCCACCAGGATCTGGTTGAAGAGGGTGAGTTGGGTGACCAGCGCCTTAGTCTGCTCTCCTGTCGGGGCCCATGGTGTGGAGAGGCTCAGAACTGGGGCATCAGCCCTGAACTCCCCAAGGGCAACAAGCCACTGCTGCCCATCCCCTACCTTTTAAGACCCACCCACACCTGACTGAAGAGGACTTGGTTCCAGGCAGCTGCTCAAGCCTGGGGCCTCCTCCACACCCTCACCCCTTCCCCACCTCATGGCCTACTCACCTAGAATGGATTGCAGTGCACTGGCCACTAGAGAGAAGAGAAGACATGGTCAGGGGGACAGGCTGGtgggaaggagaaaggaagaagggaacAGGCTGGAGCCTTAGAATAAAGATAAGATACTGCATAGCACAAGGGCAGAGTTGGTGAGAAAGCAGCACCGATTTTTTTTGTCTTGCttttggggtgctggggatgaaacccagggcctcacacattagcCAAGAGCTCTATctcaaccacatccccagctagcACCAGTTCTGACCCTCAAAGGGGAGTTGCCTTATAGGAAGTCAAAATCCAAATTCTTGTCGGGCACTgtagcgcacacctgtaatcccagcaacttgggaggctgaggcaggaggattggaagttcaaagccagcctcagcaagttagcaaggcacttagcaactcaatgagaccctgtctctaaataaaatataaacaaaaaaggcgggggatgtggttcagtggttaagcatccccaggttcaatctctggcacacacaaaaaaattcccctGGTTCTCAGGCATGGAAGTAGCAGAATGGGTCCCAGTGAGAGGCCACCCAAACCAGGACAAGGGCCCCAGTACATTCCACTTCTGCCTTCCCAAGCTTCCTCCAAGAGCTCTTGTTGTATAAGAGCCTTCGAGTATCTGTCAGAGAGACCAGGCAGATGGGCAATGCTCAGAGACACTACTGGTAGATGCCAGCGGCCAAGAGGACCTACAAAAACCTGAAACAAGGATCTTGGCCAAGACCCAGAAAGTGCCTTCCTCCCCATTGTCTCCCAGGGATCCTCAGAGTTGGACCTCTCTTGGATCATGGTACTTTTCTGGCCTGGGCTGGGTGACCTGAACAGGgacacctgtttttttttttttttttactcaaaccTCCCATATAGGAGATCATGGGAGTTGAGGGTAAAAGATTGAGTCAGAAGTCCCAGGAATAGATGAGCCAAAGGAATGGGTGTTAGGGGAAAGGAAAtcagaaggacagagtcactggAAACTACAGACCCATGGCCTCATAACAGGAGTCTCTGTTACCTGCACTGTGGATGGATTCATCCCCTTGGAAGGGACATTCACTCAGGGCTCCGACACGGGCCATGGACCCGCCCAGAATAATTTTCATTGATTCCACAAAGCCCTGGGGGGAGGGGACAGCAGGTAAAGTACTTCTACCAATTCCTCCCCCCACGGGTGCAGACTGTCTGCACACAACTTGGAGGGTCTTTCCTGCTCACCTGCATCCTCAAATAAGCCTTCTGTCCGGTCCTAATCTCCAGCCCACTGACCTCTGCTGGAGGAATGGGGGCCAGTGCTGGGAGGCCGGCATGTTGGTCACCCAGTTTGCAGTCCACGTAGAGCTGCAAGCCAGGGCTGGGTCGGGAGGGACCTCGGAGTCGCAGGAGAGCTGTGTGTGTGCGGCCATCAGCCAGGCCTGCTTGCTGTAGGTTCACTGCGTGGACTTTGCCATCTTCCCGCTGGTACCGCACCAGTACTGCCCGGGAGGGGAGGTCAGTACGggcactatcccccatcccctgggTCCCACTGAGCCGTGGATCAACTCTTCTGGATACCACATCTCTGGGGTTACCATCCCTAAATCAGCTATATATCTCTCAACACTTTGCGCATAATAGGTATACAAACAAATGTTTTCAAATTGGTTCAGAGACAAGGACTTTCTTAGTCTTCAGTGCATCATATCAACCTATCCTCTGCCAGGATGGCAGCTAGTTCTATACCCACTGACCTGTCCAGGGATCTGAGGGAATCTCTGTCACTGCTGGGGCACAGAGATGTCTCACCCTCTCTCTGGGCATCCCTAAGTACAGCCTCCCATACTTATAAATACCAGACCTCACCTTGCTATTTGGGCACCTGACCTCCTGATTCACTATGCATTCCATAACCCCTACTGTGCCCCTTGGTGCCTGGCCACAGCCTGATGGAACCATGGTTCCCAGAGGAGGTCAAGGAGAATTAAGAGGCACCTGATGTGGGGATGAGGGAGAGCGCTCAAGGGAATCACTGCCGCAGAAAAGAAGATGCCCACCAGTCACCTTTGTTGATCTTGCCCACAACAGAGGCCTCCAGCCATCGCGTGTTGTCTTGGCGAGAGTAGAGGCCAAAGAGGACACCACCCTGCTTAGGGGGCAGGCGGAAGGTGGACAAGAGGTAGATGTCCCCAGCAGTGAGTAGAGCTGTCCGGATCTTCTCTGCCACAGCTACCATTTGCCGGGACTCACCCAGAGTCAGCAGGTCAATTACTGGCCAGGCAGGGGTTATCAAGGTCAGAAGAAGGAGTCGAGTGCTAAGACCTGCCTTCTCTCCTGAGCCCTCAGGGGTGGGGCATCCCTAGTTACCCACCACCACACCACCAAGCAGTGTAACTCCACCCTTTTGTTATCAGAGGACAGCCGGAGGCAGTGAATCTTTCCTTCCTTCATTATTGCCTGTTACCTCCCTCTGGGAACCTGCAGACCTGAGACtcacttggaaataagaaaccatcccaCAAACTTGAGATGCCCCCACCAGGTGGCGCAAGGGAGACACTGTGCTGGTATGAGGCAGGAGTGGCACCTGGTGCCCACAGCGCAGAAATGGGAGGCAGCTTCTCTTTCCACTGCTGGTCTGGCTCATTCCACACCCTGGTCCACCTCCTCCCATCCTGGGGACTCGGCACACTCCTCTGGATAAGGACAGCTGCCCACTGAGGGCTCCCACCCTCCCACTGTCTGGGCTCCCCCACCCCCCAGGGAATGTAAGACCCAGCTCTTCTGCCTCCTGTGTCCTGGCCAATCTGTGGTTTCCCCTCCAGCCAGTAAAGAATCTTTGCCTGTGTCATCTGCTCCAGCTACCTCTCCCACACCCATCAGGCCCATCCCACCACCAGACCTCCGGGAGAGCCTAGACCTCTcagtccccacccccaccctgacTTTCAGCAGCCAGGAGCCCAGGGAGAAGGGAAAGGATCCTCACAGTGCACCAACCTTCAGGctgctctccctgacccttggggTGCCTGTGGATGCTCTAACAACCCAGCCAAGCAGTCCTAACAACCCACTCCTGAGTCCTTGGCTCTGGCCTCATGCCTAATCCTGGCCAGTTCCCACTCACACCATCTCTGGTACCCACTCCTTTCCACCAGGCCATAATTTCACCAACTCTAGGCAGTGGAACTCTCCCGGGGCTCAATTTCAGGACTCTCCCCTTGCCCACAACCTCCCGCTACCTGTGCTGGGGGCAAATAGAGAGGAGACAGAGAGGAGTCTAGGAGGATGGAGACAGGCTTACCCTGCAGATCCTGACTAGCGGATGCGAAAGAGCAAAGGAGGAGAAGAGCCAGGGCCCCCCGAAGTTTCTGCGTCTCCATGCCGCTCAGCCGGTtcactacccctggcaggcaggcggCTGGGAGGGGAAAGGCTAGGCGGAGAGAGCAGGAGCGGGGGGCGGAGGGACGGAGGGGGGAGTTGTAGGGGGGGCCAGCAGGCGGGTGAGGGGGGGCTGAAACAAAGAGCTGCCAATCACCCTGGAGGCATCACCAGCTCCGGGAACCAGGGGCACTGGGAGAGTCCTGGAGGCCTCCCTGCCTGTTGGTACTCCCTAATGGTCCTCGCCCCCAGGTGCCTCCCTCTCCTCTACCATCCCGTTATTGGGGGCCTCAACAAACAGCCCTGCCGAATGCTACTGTTTTCTGGAAGCCACAGTTGGGGAAGGCAGGAACCCCTGGCATGGGCAATGCCAGTGGGCAGAAGAGGACGCCAAAGGGAGTGGCCGAAACTAGCTTGTTATAGTGCCCAGTGGATGCCCACATGGCTTGAAGCTTGCTGCTCTGGCGGAGCAAGTGCTCTTTATTAGAGTGTGTGAGTAGGGGGGTTTCATGATGTGTGCCCATCCCTCCATTTCCCTCATCCCTAGGAAACTTAGGAGTTTGGAAGCTCCTAATGATAACTGGACGAGCTCTAAAACAGTGGTCAGTGAGGTCGAAGCCAAGAAATCAGAAAAAAGGCACCACAGAATGGAGGTAGAAAACCAGGGGACAAGGACAGGGGTGTAGCTCGGTAGTACAGCTCTCGCCTAGCATGctgaaggtcctgggttcaatccccagcaccgccaAGAAAGAAAGTCAGGGGAAAGGCCAGCAGCACCCAGGACCAGACTGAAGAGTCCTGTGGGTGCTGGCAGACGGGCCGTGACCCGGATGAGGCCGAGGGGCGCCTGGGCTCTCGTCACTAAGGCAACAGCCCGCcagccccacatcccctccccccaCCAGGCCCCAGCCGGCCTCGGCTCCGGCCGCGCCACCGCCCGTGTTTTGTTTCCAAGGCGACAGGCGGCGCAGGGCCCGCTCCAAACATAACGCGCTGTGGAAAACATGCGGCCCGGGGGACCCCCCCGCAGCCCCAGCTCGGGGCCGAGCCTCGAGGGGCTCGGGAGCAGGCCAGGCCACGTGCAGTCTGGCAGGAGCCCCCAGGACCCGGCCGGGCGCACAAGATCCCTCTCTCCTAGGCCCGCCGCGCCTCCGGGAACGCGGGGCTCCGCGCGGCTGAGGCGCGGGGACTCTCCGAGGCGCGCCTGGCCGGCAGCCCTGCCCCACTGCGTGGGCCGCCTCTGGATGGGCGGGCAGCAGCCCTCGGCCGAAGCTCGCGGCTCCGCCTCCCGCCCGCGGGCCGCCTCTCCGACCCGGGGAAGCCGCGCCTCCCCAGGGGCCTCCCCAGGCCCCCCGCCCCGATCGTCCGGAGG is a window encoding:
- the Thbs3 gene encoding thrombospondin-3 isoform X2; the encoded protein is METQKLRGALALLLLCSFASASQDLQVIDLLTLGESRQMVAVAEKIRTALLTAGDIYLLSTFRLPPKQGGVLFGLYSRQDNTRWLEASVVGKINKVLVRYQREDGKVHAVNLQQAGLADGRTHTALLRLRGPSRPSPGLQLYVDCKLGDQHAGLPALAPIPPAEVSGLEIRTGQKAYLRMQGFVESMKIILGGSMARVGALSECPFQGDESIHSAVASALQSILGEQTKALVTQLTLFNQILVELRDDIRDQVKEMSLIRNTIMECQVCGFHEQRSHCSPSPCFRGVDCMEVYEYPGYRCGPCPPGLQGNGTHCDDINECAHADPCFPGSSCINTMPGFHCEACPRGYKGTRVSGVGIDYARASKQVCNDIDECNDGNNGGCDPNSICTNTMGSFRCGPCRQGFLGNQTQGCLPARTCFSPAHSPCHVHAHCLFERNGAVSCQCNVGWAGNGNVCGPDTDIDGYPDQALPCMDNNKHCKQDNCLLTPNSGQEDADNDGVGDQCDEDADGDGIKNVEDNCRLFPNKDQQNSDTDSFGDACDNCPNVPNNDQKDTDGNGEGDACDNDVDGDGIPNGLDNCPKVPNPLQTDRDADGVGDACDSCPEMSNPTQTDADSDLVGDVCDTNEDSDGDGHQDTKDNCPQLPNSSQLDSDNDGLGDECDGDDDNDGVPDYVPPGPDNCRLVPNPNQKDSDGNGVGDVCEDDFDNDAVVDPMDVCPESAEVTLTDFRAYQTVVLDPEGDAQIDPNWVVLNQGMEIVQTMNSDPGLAVVTRTVAASMWSCGSRQSRPTGRPHLSVLLPSRGCSSRQ